The genomic segment GCGAGATCGCAAAACTCCTTGAAAATACCAGACTCGATGTTGAACCCGATCTCATTCGTATCAGACGCGACCACTGGTTTGATTCCTTCTATAAACTCCTCGTATCCATACGACTGATGAAATGTCGTAAAGGCGATTCGGTTCTCATCTCTATACTTTGCATACCGTCGTTTCACTTCCGGGTATCCATCTTTCTTAATTTCATCCATGGTTTTCCCTTCAATGATAGCGACGGCATATAAGACCGTATGGTAGGTCTTCCCCGTACCTGGTGGCCCCTGTAGGATCGTGTTCTTAGGATGCACTGCTCTTCCTCCTTCAAGATGGTTTTTGACTGTAGCTGGTACTTGCTCCTCAACCATTGCAGGAGCGGCCTCTAGGATGGCTTCATAACTCGGTATAATTCGTTTGATCGACTCGTGCAATATGTCAGTCAGTTCTCTGCCCTGTGTCTCTTCGCGGGCACTCACATTAAGGGTAAACACTAACTCTATATTCTTGTTTTTCTCATTATTAATTTGTTTCTTTAAACTATCAGGAGTTTCTATTCCCGATTCCGATTCGTAATGGAATCCATCCTCACTAAGATAAGGCATATTTAAAAGACGGCTATGACGTACCAAATCCTCGGCCGAGGGATAACGCCTTCTTGTTCCCCTTCCATATCGACACTGCAGTACGACACGAACAACAACTTCCTCTTCTTCTGGTCTCCATCGAAGGTCGACTTGGATCCCATGGGGAAGTTCTTCGTATCCTCTTTTTTTGAGGACACCCCAAAGTCTGTTACGTCTTCCATTTATTAATCTATTTCCATCAGTCAGTATCATGTCGCTGCCGATCACTAAGCTTTCATAGAATCTTTTCTCAGCTTCTTGTATGGCGATGGCTTCCTCATTCGTAATTTCGTCTTCTCCCCTGAGGTATTCCAAGAGAATCGTCTCGATTTTGTCGCTCATTTATTACTCCTTTCGAGTCATTCCTTAACGAGTATGAGTCAGTCTACATCACTCTAAATGCAATGGAATGGCTCTATAATTTAAAATTCTTTACTTAAAAAATGAAGAAACTAATTTTTGTAGAGGATAATATCCAAATTCATGTTCAATCAAGATTTGAATCTAATCGTATCCCATACCTTACAACTCAATGATATTTTCATTTTTTATTCAGATTTGTATACATTTCGATATCGAAATGTATACAAATCTGAATACTCTATCAATAAACATATTTCATGCGTAATGGATCTTCTTTATTTAAAATTTTTTCAATTAATATTTCATTATATTCAATGCCATCGACACCTCGATGGATGCGTGCATGACAGTTAGGGCAAATAGCGGCAACGTGCTCTGGATGATCCGGTCCACCATCAGATAGACGATACATATGATGTACTTCTAATGATGAACCTGACTTGGCCTCAAAAGGCAAGCTTCGCATACTCCAACTGCTCTTCTTCGAGCGTACAGTTTGATAGCTTCTGATCGCTTTCGCACCGTCACTTGCTTGACTTGAATGGTTTCATGTCCATTTGACGTATCTTGAAGAGCTAACTGTTTTAACTCATCAAGCGAAAAATCTATATTTTGTAGTGTCACTTCACTATTGTTCAAAAGAGATCGTTCAATATTTGAAGAAGATTCAAAAATAAACTCTATAACATCGCGCATATTACCATTTCGATCTGGTGCTCGTTTTATTTCGTAATCAATTAGCGTTAACTGATCATCAAATGTATACAGACCATTTGTTGCGCGGTGAAACAAAAAAACATATTTTGAAGAATTAACATGATCTCGTAATGCTTTATTTCCCATTGAAAATGCTTGATCTCCGATTTGTCCTTCGCCTGTGTACATAAACAATATTCTTTCTTCGTTCCAACTATCAGAATAACCATATTGGCCGCCACTAGCCCCTGAAAAGATAAAGATTACAGATTCTTTAGCAGAAGCACTTATACCGCGCTGACGATTCCCTCCAAATTGATCATAAATCTCAGAACGTTTGTAGTACTCACCTGGACTAAAATTAATAGACAACATAAAGTATCACTCCTATTTTTTCTATCTAATAATCAATCACTTTTTTTAAGACAGATTCAATAATTTTAAAAATAATTAAAGTGATTTCTAATGAATAACCAATATACTATTGCTTTATTAATAAATTTCCCAATAATTTTATTGCTGTTACAAAAGTGAAAAGCGTCTAGTCCTGTATATACTTATAAGGAGTTAGACGCTTATTCGCAAGATGATGCAATTTATATGACTTTTAGAGTTTTTTCTTTACTTCTATTAGAAGATTTGTCCTGTGCATAAACTTTTAAAACAGATCCCTTTTTTTGAGCTTTAATTTTAACTTTAAAGTTCCCTTTAGAGTCTGCATTTCCTTCTGCAATTTTTTTAGAATTATAGTAAACGAAAACTTTAACATTGCTTTCTGCCTTACCACTTATCATTTTACTCGTATTCGTTATCTTATTTACAATAGGTGTTGCTGGTGGTGTTCGATCTAAAACAGTAACTTGCTTACTTTTGCTTTGATTTCCAGAAGCATCAACAGCATAAACAGTTAGTTTAGTACCAGCTTTTTGTTTAGCGATCTTAATATTGTAAATACCTTTTCCAGATAAAGCTGATCCGATTAATTTAGATCCTACTTTTACATATACTTTTACATTACTTTCTACTTTTCCATTAACGACAATCGATTGATCTGATACAAGGCCTACACTTGAAATTAGTGGCGGTGTTGTATCTCTAACAATTACCTCAGTTGATTTACTAATATTCCCATAATGATCTATTGCAACAAACGTTAATTTCACACCTGCCTTTTGTTTCGCGATCTGAATTTTATAGGTTCCATTTGAGTTCACAATTGAGTTACCAATCTCTTTGATCCCGATTTTCACTAAGATTTTAGAACCCGCCTCCGCTGTTCCACTAACCGAAATAGCTTTATCCGTAACTTCGTACACTTTTGGTGGAGGAGGCGATGTTACGTCTTTTACGAGTAATGTTGTTTCATCACTTTTATTTCCTGCAGCGTCTGTTGCTACAACACTTACTTTCACTCCCGCTGCTTGGCGTGGAATCTTCAATGAGTAGATTCCATCTGTTCCGGCTGATGTAGTTCCAAATACTTTTTCGTCTACTTTCACAGTGACTTTGGTATTAGCTTCCGCTTGTCCACTAACCTTTGTCATTTGGTCCGTTAATCCGTCCACCTTCGGTGCCTCCGGTGCCGTTACATCTTTCACGGTAACAACGGTCTCTACACTCGTATTTCCAGCTAAGTCTGTTGCTATAACACTCACTTTCACTCCCGCTGCTTGGCGTGGAATCTTCAATGAGTAGATTCCATCTGCTGCTCCAGCTTTTGTAGTTCCAAGCATTTTATCGCCTGCTTTCACGATCACTTCGGCATTTGCTTCCGCTTGTCCACTGACTTTCGTCATTTGGTCCGTCAGTGCATCCACCTTCGGTGCCTCCGGTGCCGTTACATCTTTCACGATGATAATCGTTTCTTCACTTGTGTTTCCAGATAAGTCTGTTGCTATAACACTCACTTTCACGCCCGCTGCTTGACGCGGAATCTTCAATGAGTAGATTCCATCTGTTCCGGCTGATGTAGTTCCAAATACTTTTCCATCTACTTTCATAGTCACTTTGGCATTAGCTTCCGCTTGTCCACTGACTTTCGTCATTTGGTCCGTCAGTGCATCCACCTTCGGTGCCTCCGGTGCCGTTACATCTTTCACGATGATAATCGTTTCTTCACTTGTGTTTCCAGATAAGTCTGTTGCTATAACACTCACTTTCACGCCCGCTGCTTGACGCGGAATCTTCAATGAGTAGATTCCATCTGTTCCGACTGATGTAGTTCCAAATACTTTTTCGTCTACTTTCACAGTCACTTTGGCATTAGCTTCCGCTTGCCCACTGACTTTCGTCATTTGGTCCGTTAGTGCATCCACCTTCGGTGCCTCCGGTGCCGTTACATCTTTCACGATGAAAAGCGTTTCTTCACTTGTGTTTCCAGCTAAATCTGTTGCTACAACACTTACTTTTACACCAGCTGCTTGACGCGGAATCGTCAATGAGTAGATTCCATCTGTTCCGGCTGATGTAGTTCCAAATACTTTTCCGTATACTTTCACAGTCACTTTGGCATTAGCTTCCGTTTGCCCGCTGACTTTCGTCATTTGATCTGTTAATACGTCCACTTTTGGCGCTTCGGGTGCTGTCACATCCTTCACGGTGACTATTGTTTCTTCGCTCATATGTCCAGACTGATCTGTCGCTACAACACTTACTTCCACACCGGCTGCCTGGAGTGGAATTGTCAGCGTAAAGTTTCCATCTGCTCTAGCTTGTGTAGTCCCAAGTGTTTTATGGCCTACTTTCACAGTTACCTCAGCAGTTGCTTCCGTTTGGCCACTGACGGTCGTCATTTGATCTGTTAATACTTCCACTTTTGGTGCTTCAGGTGGGGTAATATCTCTAACCCATTCTTGAATTTCCTTACTTCTATTTCCAGCAGCATCAACCGCCACAATAGTAACTATAGTATTAGCACTTTGTGGAGTTATGATCACCTCAAACATTCCGTATTCGGAAGTTGTAGCTGTTCCCAGAATACTTGAACCAGAGGTTATTAAAATTGTTGAATTAGGTTCTGCCCATCCAATTACAGTGGTCGAATGTTCTGTTAAATCATTTATTAAAGGACTACTTGGTGCAGTACCATCTTTAACAAGTACTTTTGTTATCTCGCTAATATTTCCTGATGTGTCAGTAGCAGACACAGATAAAATATCACCAGCATACGGTACCATTATAGGGATGTCAAAATTCCCTTCGCGATCGACAAGTCCACTTCCGATTATCCACATTCCACTTTTAAACGAGACTGTAGCACCAGGTTCTGCTTTACCTTTTGCAGTTAAGGTTTGATCAGTTATCTTATCCACAGTAGGGGCAAGTGGTGGAGTTTTGTCTGAAACCACTATTTCTTTTACGGCACTCATATTTCCAGCAAGATCTACTGCATAAACATTTAATTTTGTTCCTGCAACTTGTTTAGAAATCGATACATTATAATTTAAATAATATCGTTCAAACCGAACCGCCGGATGTAAAGTCGCATCTGACATGCCTAAAACCTCTGAACCTTTTTTCACTATAATTTTAGCTCCACCTTCAGCACTTCCAGTTACTTCTTGTGTTTGATCTGATACATCATCCACATTGGGAGATAAGGGCGGTGTACTGTCTAATGCTACTGTATTTGATTCTTCACTAGTTATTCCATTTTTAATGGAGGTTAGACGCATTGTATAATCCCCACTGTATATAGGATTAATTTCAAATTCACCAGTTGAATCTACAAAAATCCACCCTTGTTCCGTTCCAACTTCATATGGGCTAGTAGGATAGTAAAAATAGTTAAGGAGTGAACCAGGTTCAGCAAATCCTTTGACAGAAGTGCTTTTTTGAGTGTATACACTTGTTAAAGTCGGAGCTTTAGAAGGTAACATAGAAGGTGTATTCTCATGAGGACTGGATAAATAAGAATCAAAACTCACTGTATTATGTACTCTTAAGTCATCATCAGCATCATAAATCTTTTCTGAGATTTTCGATTTAATATTTGTATTCCAAAAGTTATTTTCTATATTATTAATTTTTGAAGATCCATAAAGTTTTACAACATCATTTTCTTCACCTAGGAAGCTATTATAATTAAAAACAATATTTTGCTCGCCAGAAATATTTAACTTATAATTTTTTAAAAAAACATTATTTATGAACTTCGAATTATTTGAAACTGAAATTGGTAGGATATTTGCAAAAATATTTCTTTCAATTATGGCACCATCACCGAAAAAATATGAATAACCGTTATAATCATTAAAATAACCGTTGTAATCATTAAATTGAGGTGTAAAGAAAGATTGTCCAAATGAATCGTCAATCCAAGAATCTTTTAAAATAAATGAATTTTTTATTCCATAAGGAATATCAAAACTACATTTGAATAAGTCACTATTCGAAATAGTCATTTTACCATTTCGTAGATAGTCTCCTCCCTTCAAATTAACACTCATTAATCTTACTTTTTTATCCTTGCTACCTGACACTTCTAATTCACCAAATACAGCAATATCTTTTCTATTCCCAATTACAGTTACACCAGGTTCTATTGTGAGTTTCCCACCAACTTGAATATTATCTACTAAATTATATGGTGACCCTTCTTTAGTCCATATAGTGTCTGTTCTTAGTAGGCCTTTAACATCTGTGCCTTTAGTAGCATCGACCTCATGATGAATGCAAAAAACACATACAAATACAGCTAAAAAAATAAGTTTTTTTATCATATTATATATTACTCCTTACAGGTAATTTAAATTATCGTCCATAGAAAATGTAAGTTTAGAGAATAACTAATAACTCCTTGAATCACATCTCTTAACATCCAATTACAAAAAGATGTTTATTGTTCAACTGCTACAAACAATTTTGCTTTCTTTATAACGCCTTTAATTTGATATTTTTTCATTTCGTTTAGGAAAGATTGTGCTTCTTCAATAGTCTCGAATCTTGTAGCACAATCTAAAACTCCATCTAACACTTTGCCTTCAAAAATACTGTCATCGACTACATATAGTCCACCATATTCATCAGTGCTTGTTTGAACAACATAGTGACTATCATATTCTTCAATATCGCGCATATTTTCTAATAAATTCTCTTCCATATTCTATTCCTCCAATCTTAGTTCTAATAATTAAATCCCGCGTCCAAAGAGTATTAGCAGTAATGCAATCATTAGAATTTTTTCATATTTAAATTAGCTCTCTATTGCGCGATTTGCTCATTTTTTTAGAATCTCAACCGCTGCCACTCTTCTTCAAGATGTTGATCCAAAGCTTGAATGTCTAATACGTCGCCTTTTAAAAAGACGCGAACTTCTTTTATAGAGGCATACATAAATCGACTCCATGCAACATAATTCAATCGGGTTGCAAATAAAATAGGGACATTATTACTTCGGAGATATGCATCAATACCATCTGTTAAGCATAGAGAGCCTTGTCCAACTAGCAGCATTTTTCGAAGAGTCGGCTTATTTCCAAAGGGAAGTGACTCTATAAAACTTTTTTGATGATAAAACTTACTTTTTAGTCCCCATAATAAACGAATAATTAATTCATTTAGCACAACTGGAACTGTCATTGCTGCTCCAAAACGAGCATCATATCCTTTTTCAAACACTTTAGTCGAGAACTCTGCAATCGTCAGATCGGCTCCGTTATGTTTTATATTACCGACGTTTGCAAATTGAAATACTTCAAAAAACGGAAGAGGAATCCCAGCCCCTCTTCTACCATCTAAATGTCCCCTCGTGCCACTTGAACCAGATATATCTGACAAGAGGTGTCCTAACCAGTTTGAAAAACCAGCAAATAGTTTAGATAAAATCGTTGCACCCACTAACCTAGACGAACCGTCTTCTTTTGGTTCAAGTCGAAGTAGCTTTCCATCAGATACAAAACTAGCTTTTCCAGTGAATTGATCAAGAATTGAAAAGAATAATCCTATGATATCTGGAGCATGTGCAAGTGATTTTAAATGATGATCAGTTGGACGCATGTTTAGCGATTCTCCGTTCATTTTCAAATCACTTGCATAGCGGGCATCGTAATTTACTTTAAAACGTCTCTCAAGATAACCAATGGCACTAGCAATTGAGTCGGGCTGTGTACGAATGTTCGATCCGTTTGCTTTATCGTGATTCCATACCATTTTTGAAAATTTAATAACGATTTTATCGACTTTTTGATCAGACCATTTCATAATTTTACTATCGAGTGGAGATCCTACAAAAAAACTATCGATTAAACCGGCTACAAGACCACTAAACGCAGCAATCATATAATCATAACGATCACAAGATTCATTCTTCAGGATAAATTCCTCACGAAACGTTTTTGCTATCTCTGCTTTTTGTTGAGCACTTAACAAATCTGCATATGGATTTTCGTGTGCAACACCCTTCTCGATCAAATAGGTATCAATCCGCTTTGAAAAATCATTCCACGATTTATCTGAAATAGATAAAGGCTGTAAATCATCATAATCAGGAACAATAAGTGCAGAAAAAGAATGTTGTTCCTGTTGAATTTGATGTCCGTTCATCAGCATAGTTGCTTGAGCAAGTAAATGATCTAGGGCTTCACTTTGATCATGTTGAAGGTGATCTAAGCTTTCAATGTTTTTATTCACGTCGCTTAGTCTTTGTTCTGCCGATACTACTTGATGATTTTGTGCTAATAATGCTTTACCTATCTCATTCCATTCTTCATCTAATTCTTTCATTTGATCACCGATCACCAAACAAGTTTTTTGCAATTCGTTTCGCACTTCCAGTAACCTCAGCAACTCCACCACTTGTTAATTCGAAATAGCCAATGTTCTCAAAAGATTCTTGAAGCATTTCTAAATCTTCTAAACTTAGATTTTCATTTATTTCTAATTTTCCGTTTTGTGTTTTATTAAAGCTTTCAAATGTTTTTTTATAATTCTCACTCAAAGAATTCAACTTTGAAAGTTCTGCATTCTCTTGAACACCACCCACTAAAACAAATCCTTGATTCATTTCTGGAGTTACTTCAGGGGTTAGTGCTTCCATAGATTCAGTAACTTCAGTTGTATAGCACTTAAGAATAAACTCACGAATTTTTAACTGTGTTGGTTTAGGTGTAAGCTCTTCTAAACGGTCAGTACTTAAAATTAAAGGAAGATGCGTAATCATCTGTTCTTTTTGAGATTCATTTTGTTTTTTAGCAC from the Exiguobacterium oxidotolerans JCM 12280 genome contains:
- a CDS encoding Ig-like domain-containing protein; its protein translation is MIKKLIFLAVFVCVFCIHHEVDATKGTDVKGLLRTDTIWTKEGSPYNLVDNIQVGGKLTIEPGVTVIGNRKDIAVFGELEVSGSKDKKVRLMSVNLKGGDYLRNGKMTISNSDLFKCSFDIPYGIKNSFILKDSWIDDSFGQSFFTPQFNDYNGYFNDYNGYSYFFGDGAIIERNIFANILPISVSNNSKFINNVFLKNYKLNISGEQNIVFNYNSFLGEENDVVKLYGSSKINNIENNFWNTNIKSKISEKIYDADDDLRVHNTVSFDSYLSSPHENTPSMLPSKAPTLTSVYTQKSTSVKGFAEPGSLLNYFYYPTSPYEVGTEQGWIFVDSTGEFEINPIYSGDYTMRLTSIKNGITSEESNTVALDSTPPLSPNVDDVSDQTQEVTGSAEGGAKIIVKKGSEVLGMSDATLHPAVRFERYYLNYNVSISKQVAGTKLNVYAVDLAGNMSAVKEIVVSDKTPPLAPTVDKITDQTLTAKGKAEPGATVSFKSGMWIIGSGLVDREGNFDIPIMVPYAGDILSVSATDTSGNISEITKVLVKDGTAPSSPLINDLTEHSTTVIGWAEPNSTILITSGSSILGTATTSEYGMFEVIITPQSANTIVTIVAVDAAGNRSKEIQEWVRDITPPEAPKVEVLTDQMTTVSGQTEATAEVTVKVGHKTLGTTQARADGNFTLTIPLQAAGVEVSVVATDQSGHMSEETIVTVKDVTAPEAPKVDVLTDQMTKVSGQTEANAKVTVKVYGKVFGTTSAGTDGIYSLTIPRQAAGVKVSVVATDLAGNTSEETLFIVKDVTAPEAPKVDALTDQMTKVSGQAEANAKVTVKVDEKVFGTTSVGTDGIYSLKIPRQAAGVKVSVIATDLSGNTSEETIIIVKDVTAPEAPKVDALTDQMTKVSGQAEANAKVTMKVDGKVFGTTSAGTDGIYSLKIPRQAAGVKVSVIATDLSGNTSEETIIIVKDVTAPEAPKVDALTDQMTKVSGQAEANAEVIVKAGDKMLGTTKAGAADGIYSLKIPRQAAGVKVSVIATDLAGNTSVETVVTVKDVTAPEAPKVDGLTDQMTKVSGQAEANTKVTVKVDEKVFGTTSAGTDGIYSLKIPRQAAGVKVSVVATDAAGNKSDETTLLVKDVTSPPPPKVYEVTDKAISVSGTAEAGSKILVKIGIKEIGNSIVNSNGTYKIQIAKQKAGVKLTFVAIDHYGNISKSTEVIVRDTTPPLISSVGLVSDQSIVVNGKVESNVKVYVKVGSKLIGSALSGKGIYNIKIAKQKAGTKLTVYAVDASGNQSKSKQVTVLDRTPPATPIVNKITNTSKMISGKAESNVKVFVYYNSKKIAEGNADSKGNFKVKIKAQKKGSVLKVYAQDKSSNRSKEKTLKVI